Sequence from the Candidatus Binataceae bacterium genome:
CGATCTTCCTCACCGGGGCCGCCGTTCTGCGCGAGCGGGAGCGCGGAACGATCGAGCATCTGCTCGTCATGCCGCTGCAACCGTACGAACTGATGTTTGCCAAGATCTGGGCGAACGGCCTGGTCGTGGTCGTGGCGGCGATGGGTTCGCTGTTTTTCATCGCGAAAGGAGCGCTGGGCGTCCCCGTTGCCGGTTCGATATGGCTTTTCGCCGGAGGACTGGTTGTGTACCTGTTCTCCGTAACTGCGCTGGGAATAATGCTCGCGACGATAGTCCGTTCGATGCCGCAGTTCGGACTATTGGCGTTTCCGGTATTCATCATAATGAATTTGCTGTCAGGCGGTCAGACGCCGCTCGAGAGCATGCCGATAATGCTGCAGCGCGTTATGCAATTCGTACCCTCGACGCACTTCGTCAGTTTTTCCCAAGCGGTGCTGTTCAGGAACGCGGCCCCGAGCATGGTCTGGCCGGATCTGGCGAAGATGCTGGTGATCGGATCCGCTTACACTTTCTTTACGCTTTCGCGCTTCAGAAAGATGCTCGCGGCAATTCAGTAGAGGACGGCGAATGAGTGCGCGCGGTTCGACAACCTTGATCGTCACGAGATGCCTCGCCTTTTTGCTGCTGGCGCTTTGCATAGCGGGATGCTCGCCCACCGCCGAGCCCCAAGGCATATGGGGCAAGCTCTGGGGGCTCGAGGTAGGGCCGGACTACAAGCGGCCGCAAGTGCGCCCGGTTGAGCAGTACCGCTCGCAGGTCGGCCCGTCGGAAGCAAATTCGCTCGCGGATTTGCCGTGGTGGCAGGTATTCAACGATCGAGCGCTTCAGAACCTGATTGTTACGGCGCTCGAGCATAACTACGACCTTCAGCTGGCCGCGAACCGCGTCGAGCAGGCGCGCGCACTCGTGGGCGTGGCGGCCTCGCAACTGTACCCGCAGATCGGATACCAGGCATTCGCAGGCCGCGAGAAAACTTTCATACCTCTGGAGCAGGCGGGAGGAAACCTCACCTACAATGCGTTTGGAGGCCTGCTCAATCTCGCCTGGGAGTTGGACGTATGGGGCCCGGATTCGCCGATCCACAGAGGCCGCCCGCGCGAATCTGTTCGCCCAGGAGTATGTGCGCCGCGGCGTGATGCTGACGCTGGTGAGCGACGTTGCATCTGGCTACTTCAGCCTGCTCGAGCTTGATCGCGAAATGGCAATCGCCGAGGACAGCGCCGCTACGTACAGAAAAACGCTCGACCTCTTCACCCAGCGCTTTCAGTTCGGCAAGGACAGCAAACTTCCCGTCGCTCGTGCGCAGGCCGCCTATGACGCGAGCCTCGCGAACATAGCGGCGCTGCAGCGCGCGATCGTGCAGCAGGAAAACGCGCTCAGCATCCTTCTGGGAGCATTCCCCGAAGAGATCGCCAGGGGAACTCAACTTACGCAGCAATCCGCACCGGGGACCCCGCTCGGGGCAACCACCGATCTCATGCAACGGCGCCCCGATGTTCTACAGGCGGAACAGACTGTGATTGGCGCGAACGCCGAAATCGGCGTTGCGGTGGCGAATTTCTTCCCCCGCATCGGACTCTCCGCGCTCTATGGCGCGCAAAGCCCGAACATGAATCACCTGTTGGACAACAGCTTCAGCATCTGGAACATCGCCGGCGGCCTGGTGGGTCCCATCTTCCAGGGCGGTCAGATAATCGAGAGCTATTATGCTCAGCAGGCTCTTTGGGAAGGGACTATCGCGCAATACAAACAAACCGTCATCGTGGCGTTCCGGGAAGTGTCCGACGCGCTCATCGCGCAGTCAACGCTCGTCGATCAACGCGCCGCGCTGGAGGGTCAGGTAACGGCTCTTCGCGAGGCCGTGGACCTGTCGCTCCTGCGCTACACGGCCGGGCGGGCCAGCTACTTCGAAGTGC
This genomic interval carries:
- a CDS encoding ABC transporter permease, whose translation is AMNQAGRGPGYLEKIINSTVEPYQQGGRQAKYRELVRFNSRARFNPNMKQGWFDAINQIINNISVLAIFLTGAAVLRERERGTIEHLLVMPLQPYELMFAKIWANGLVVVVAAMGSLFFIAKGALGVPVAGSIWLFAGGLVVYLFSVTALGIMLATIVRSMPQFGLLAFPVFIIMNLLSGGQTPLESMPIMLQRVMQFVPSTHFVSFSQAVLFRNAAPSMVWPDLAKMLVIGSAYTFFTLSRFRKMLAAIQ
- a CDS encoding TolC family protein, with the protein product MSARGSTTLIVTRCLAFLLLALCIAGCSPTAEPQGIWGKLWGLEVGPDYKRPQVRPVEQYRSQVGPSEANSLADLPWWQVFNDRALQNLIVTALEHNYDLQLAANRVEQARALVGVAASQLYPQIGYQAFAGREKTFIPLEQAGGNLTYNAFGGLLNLAWELDVWGPDSPIHRGRPRESVRPGVCAPRRDADAGERRCIWLLQPARA
- a CDS encoding efflux transporter outer membrane subunit; its protein translation is MRRGVMLTLVSDVASGYFSLLELDREMAIAEDSAATYRKTLDLFTQRFQFGKDSKLPVARAQAAYDASLANIAALQRAIVQQENALSILLGAFPEEIARGTQLTQQSAPGTPLGATTDLMQRRPDVLQAEQTVIGANAEIGVAVANFFPRIGLSALYGAQSPNMNHLLDNSFSIWNIAGGLVGPIFQGGQIIESYYAQQALWEGTIAQYKQTVIVAFREVSDALIAQSTLVDQRAALEGQVTALREAVDLSLLRYTAGRASYFEVLEAEQLLFPAEDALAQTQRDQLLVVVNLYKALGGGWNLGDSQWTQPH